The proteins below are encoded in one region of Fibrella aestuarina BUZ 2:
- a CDS encoding UDP-glucose dehydrogenase family protein: MKIAVVGTGYVGLVTGTCFAETGNQVTCVDIDERKVEKLNNRIIPIYEPGLDVLFYRNVEEGRLKFTTNLAEGIKGAEVIFLALPTPPGEDGSADLKYILGVANDLGPILEQYAVIVDKSTVPVGTAEKVHAGIAKNAKVDFDVVSNPEFLREGVAVEDFMKPDRVVIGTKSDKAKAVMNRLYAPLVRQGNPVIFMDERSAEMTKYAANAFLATKITFMNEIANLCEKVGANVDDIRKGIGTDSRIGKRFLFAGIGYGGSCFPKDVQALAKTAQEYDYDFRVLKSVMDVNAGQKKRLLPVIKQHFGGDLKGKTIAIWGLAFKPYTDDIREAPALDNIRDLLAEGAKITAYDPEAMENVRNILGNQVTFAHTSYAALDDADALVIMTEWPMFRTPEFEKMNLLLKNKVIFDGRNVYELDQMRELGYTYYSIGREAVTH; encoded by the coding sequence ATGAAAATAGCTGTAGTAGGTACGGGGTATGTGGGGCTGGTTACAGGCACCTGCTTCGCCGAAACCGGTAACCAGGTAACCTGCGTCGACATCGACGAACGTAAGGTTGAAAAACTCAACAATCGCATTATTCCCATTTATGAACCGGGTCTTGATGTGCTCTTCTACCGCAATGTGGAAGAAGGTCGTCTCAAGTTCACTACGAATCTGGCGGAGGGCATCAAGGGAGCCGAAGTGATTTTCCTGGCCCTGCCGACGCCTCCGGGTGAAGACGGCTCGGCCGACCTAAAATACATCCTGGGGGTTGCCAACGACCTTGGCCCTATCCTGGAGCAATACGCCGTTATCGTTGACAAGAGTACGGTGCCCGTTGGGACGGCCGAGAAAGTACATGCCGGGATTGCCAAGAATGCGAAGGTTGATTTCGACGTGGTGTCGAACCCCGAATTCCTGCGGGAAGGGGTAGCCGTGGAAGATTTCATGAAGCCCGACCGCGTGGTGATCGGTACGAAGTCAGACAAGGCAAAGGCGGTGATGAACCGGCTTTATGCGCCGCTGGTGCGGCAGGGTAACCCCGTGATTTTCATGGATGAGCGCTCGGCCGAGATGACCAAATACGCCGCCAACGCGTTTCTGGCCACCAAGATTACGTTCATGAACGAGATCGCCAACCTCTGCGAGAAAGTAGGGGCCAACGTCGACGATATCCGTAAAGGTATCGGTACCGACAGCCGCATCGGCAAACGTTTCCTGTTTGCCGGCATCGGGTATGGTGGTAGCTGCTTCCCCAAAGACGTGCAGGCGCTGGCCAAAACGGCGCAGGAGTACGACTATGATTTCCGCGTGTTGAAATCAGTAATGGACGTGAATGCCGGTCAGAAGAAACGGCTGTTGCCCGTGATCAAGCAGCATTTTGGGGGCGATCTGAAAGGCAAAACCATCGCGATCTGGGGGCTGGCCTTCAAACCCTACACCGATGATATTCGGGAGGCGCCCGCCCTCGATAACATTCGCGATCTCCTGGCCGAAGGCGCCAAAATCACGGCTTATGACCCCGAGGCGATGGAAAATGTGCGTAATATCCTGGGTAATCAGGTGACGTTCGCGCACACGTCGTACGCCGCCCTCGACGATGCCGACGCGCTGGTGATCATGACCGAATGGCCGATGTTCCGCACGCCGGAGTTCGAAAAAATGAATCTGTTGCTCAAAAACAAAGTCATCTTCGACGGGCGTAACGTCTACGAACTCGATCAGATGCGCGAACTGGGCTACACCTACTATTCGATTGGCCGCGAAGCGGTAACGCATTAA
- a CDS encoding UDP-glucuronic acid decarboxylase family protein, which translates to MKRVLITGGAGFLGSHLCDRFIKEGYHVIAMDNLITGDMRNIEHLFKLPNFEFYHHDVSKFIHVPGELDYILHFASPASPIDYLKIPIQTLKVGSLGIHNCLGLARVKKARVLIASTSEVYGDPNVHPQNEDYWGNVNPVGPRGVYDEAKRFQEAMTMAYHTYHGLETRIVRIFNTYGPRMRLNDGRVLPAFIGQALRGEDLTVFGDGSQTRSFCYVDDLVEGIYRLLLSDYAYPVNVGNPAEITIKEFGEEIIKLTGTSQKLVFKPLPTDDPKQRRPDITRAQELLGWEPKVSREEGLKITYDFFKSLPEEELYAAAYNREFVKK; encoded by the coding sequence ATGAAACGAGTTTTAATTACTGGCGGGGCGGGGTTCCTGGGGTCGCACCTGTGTGATCGCTTCATCAAAGAGGGGTACCACGTGATCGCGATGGACAACCTCATCACGGGCGACATGCGGAACATTGAACACCTGTTCAAGCTGCCCAACTTCGAGTTTTACCACCACGACGTATCGAAGTTCATTCACGTACCTGGCGAGCTCGACTACATCCTGCACTTTGCCTCACCTGCCAGCCCGATCGACTACCTGAAAATCCCGATTCAGACGCTGAAAGTGGGGTCATTGGGTATTCATAACTGCCTGGGTCTGGCGCGGGTAAAGAAAGCCCGTGTGCTGATCGCCTCCACCTCGGAAGTCTACGGTGATCCGAACGTGCACCCCCAAAACGAAGATTATTGGGGTAATGTAAACCCGGTTGGTCCGCGGGGCGTATACGACGAAGCCAAACGCTTTCAGGAAGCCATGACGATGGCCTACCATACGTACCACGGCCTGGAAACCCGTATCGTGCGGATCTTCAATACCTACGGCCCCCGGATGCGCCTCAACGACGGTCGGGTGTTGCCTGCCTTCATCGGACAGGCGTTGCGCGGCGAAGATCTGACAGTATTCGGTGATGGCTCACAGACGCGCTCGTTCTGCTACGTGGATGACCTCGTCGAGGGTATTTATCGGCTACTCCTGAGCGACTACGCCTACCCGGTCAACGTGGGGAACCCGGCCGAAATCACGATCAAAGAATTCGGCGAAGAGATTATCAAGCTCACTGGTACGTCGCAGAAGCTGGTGTTCAAACCCCTGCCGACCGACGATCCCAAACAACGCCGCCCCGACATCACGCGGGCGCAGGAGTTGTTGGGCTGGGAGCCTAAGGTATCGCGGGAAGAAGGGCTGAAGATCACGTATGACTTCTTCAAGAGCCTGCCCGAAGAAGAGTTGTACGCGGCAGCTTACAACCGGGAATTTGTAAAAAAATAA
- the frr gene encoding ribosome recycling factor, protein MEEIELYLDDAKETMEKALKHLSIELNKIRAGKASPDMLGGIQVEYYGVLSPIGNVASVTTPDARTIAIKPFEKKLIGEIEKAIRNSSIGLSPMNDGELIRLSVPPLTEERRRDLVKRVKQEIEVAKVNVRNIRKDTNDAIRKLTKEGVSEDAVKQGEERVQKLTDAFIARVDETFVAKEKDILAV, encoded by the coding sequence ATGGAAGAGATTGAGTTATATCTTGACGATGCGAAGGAGACGATGGAAAAGGCGCTCAAGCATTTGTCTATCGAACTGAACAAAATCCGGGCGGGGAAAGCGTCGCCCGATATGCTTGGCGGCATTCAGGTTGAATATTACGGGGTGCTGTCGCCCATCGGTAACGTGGCCTCGGTTACCACACCCGACGCCCGCACCATCGCCATCAAGCCGTTCGAGAAAAAGCTGATCGGCGAAATCGAGAAAGCCATCCGCAACAGCAGCATCGGCCTATCGCCCATGAACGACGGCGAACTGATCCGGTTGAGCGTACCGCCGCTGACAGAAGAGCGCCGCCGGGATCTGGTGAAGCGTGTAAAGCAGGAAATCGAAGTGGCGAAGGTCAACGTGCGTAACATCCGCAAAGACACCAACGATGCCATTCGGAAGCTGACAAAGGAAGGCGTATCGGAAGACGCCGTGAAGCAGGGTGAGGAGCGCGTGCAGAAACTCACCGATGCCTTCATCGCCCGCGTTGACGAAACCTTCGTGGCCAAAGAAAAAGACATCCTGGCGGTGTAG
- the pyrH gene encoding UMP kinase, which yields MADPLKYKRILLKLSGEALAGPNGYNIDPLILEQYAKEIKQVVDMGVQVAVVIGGGNIFRGVSGERSGIDRVQGDYMGMLATVINAMALQSAFEKQGMYTRVMSAIKMEQICEPYVRRRAIRHLEKGRIVIFGAGTGNPYFTTDSTAALRANEIEADVVLKGTKVDGVYTADPVKDKTATRYTHITFQDVYEKKLSVMDLTAFTLCQENNLPIIVFNMNETGSLLRLAQGEDVGTLITVDLPEQAS from the coding sequence ATGGCTGATCCACTAAAATATAAACGCATTCTGCTCAAGCTGAGTGGCGAGGCTCTCGCTGGCCCTAATGGCTACAACATCGACCCCCTCATTCTGGAGCAGTATGCCAAAGAAATCAAGCAGGTTGTTGATATGGGCGTACAGGTCGCCGTGGTCATCGGGGGTGGTAACATCTTCCGGGGCGTATCGGGCGAGCGCTCAGGCATCGACCGCGTGCAAGGCGACTATATGGGTATGCTCGCGACGGTCATCAACGCCATGGCGCTGCAAAGTGCCTTCGAGAAGCAGGGCATGTACACCCGCGTGATGTCGGCCATCAAAATGGAGCAAATCTGCGAACCCTACGTGCGGCGGCGCGCCATCCGGCACCTTGAGAAAGGGCGTATCGTCATTTTCGGGGCGGGTACGGGTAACCCCTACTTCACCACCGACAGCACCGCCGCCCTGCGCGCCAACGAGATTGAAGCCGACGTGGTGCTGAAAGGGACGAAAGTCGATGGTGTTTACACCGCCGACCCGGTGAAAGATAAAACGGCCACCCGCTACACGCACATCACGTTCCAGGATGTTTACGAAAAGAAACTGAGCGTGATGGACCTCACCGCCTTTACGCTCTGCCAGGAAAACAACCTGCCCATCATTGTCTTCAACATGAACGAAACCGGCAGCCTGCTCCGGCTCGCGCAGGGCGAAGACGTAGGTACGTTGATCACCGTCGATTTACCCGAGCAGGCGTCCTGA
- a CDS encoding NADP-dependent isocitrate dehydrogenase, with product MTRITVAKGDGIGPEIMDATLSIMRAAGAAIEIDEIDVGEQVYLAGNMSGISSESWEVIRRNKVFLKAPITTPQGGGYKSLNVTIRKMLGLYANVRPCMSLHPFVDTKHPGMDVVIVRENEEDLYAGIEHQQSDEVVQCLKLISRPGCEKIVHYAFTYARQYGRQKITCFTKDNIMKQTDGLFHRVFDEIAPTYPELQHEHWIVDIGAAKLADTPEAFDVIVMPNLYGDVLSDVAAQIAGSVGLAGSANIGEECAMFEAIHGSAPRRAGQNLANPSGLLQGAIMLLNHIGQSDVAERIQNAWLKTIEDGIHTYDIYKEGVSQQKVGTREFAEAVIARLGQQPETLKPVTYANTTALQLPTYRRKPAAKKDLLGVDVFVQWPGHDPNELATLVGQLATPDLPLSMITNRGIKVWPNGFKETFCTDHWRCRFLPTGGQPIAKQQIISVLTNAMASGVDTIKTENLYAFDGKPAFSMGQGQ from the coding sequence ATGACACGAATTACGGTAGCAAAGGGAGACGGAATTGGCCCGGAGATCATGGACGCCACACTCAGCATTATGCGGGCAGCGGGAGCCGCCATCGAGATCGACGAAATCGACGTAGGCGAACAGGTGTATCTGGCCGGGAATATGTCGGGCATCTCCAGCGAGTCGTGGGAGGTAATCCGGCGGAACAAGGTGTTTCTTAAAGCGCCCATCACCACCCCGCAGGGCGGCGGTTACAAGAGCCTCAACGTTACCATCCGGAAGATGCTCGGGCTCTACGCCAACGTGCGTCCCTGCATGAGCCTGCACCCGTTTGTCGATACCAAACACCCCGGCATGGACGTGGTTATCGTCCGCGAGAATGAGGAAGATCTCTACGCCGGCATCGAACATCAACAGTCCGACGAAGTGGTGCAGTGTCTGAAGCTGATCAGCCGCCCCGGCTGCGAAAAGATTGTTCACTACGCCTTCACGTATGCCCGGCAGTATGGGCGCCAAAAAATCACCTGCTTCACCAAGGACAACATCATGAAGCAGACCGACGGGCTGTTTCACCGGGTGTTCGACGAGATCGCGCCAACGTACCCAGAACTGCAACATGAACATTGGATTGTTGATATCGGCGCGGCCAAACTCGCCGATACGCCCGAAGCGTTCGACGTCATTGTGATGCCCAACCTCTACGGTGACGTGCTCTCCGACGTCGCCGCGCAGATTGCGGGGTCGGTAGGGCTGGCGGGGTCGGCTAATATTGGCGAGGAGTGCGCTATGTTCGAAGCCATCCACGGGTCGGCACCACGCCGGGCGGGGCAAAACCTGGCCAACCCGTCGGGGTTGTTGCAGGGAGCCATCATGTTGCTTAACCACATCGGTCAGTCAGACGTGGCCGAACGTATCCAGAACGCCTGGCTCAAAACCATTGAAGACGGCATACACACCTACGACATTTACAAAGAGGGCGTAAGCCAGCAGAAAGTAGGCACCCGCGAGTTTGCCGAGGCCGTTATTGCCCGGCTGGGCCAGCAGCCCGAGACCCTCAAGCCAGTTACCTACGCCAATACGACGGCCCTTCAACTCCCCACATATCGCCGCAAGCCCGCCGCGAAAAAGGACCTGCTCGGTGTGGATGTGTTTGTGCAGTGGCCCGGCCATGACCCCAACGAACTGGCGACCCTCGTTGGCCAGCTAGCTACGCCAGACCTGCCCCTGAGCATGATCACCAACCGGGGCATCAAAGTTTGGCCCAATGGCTTCAAGGAAACGTTCTGCACCGATCATTGGCGGTGCCGGTTTCTACCGACGGGCGGCCAGCCGATCGCCAAGCAACAGATCATCAGCGTGCTGACCAACGCGATGGCTTCCGGGGTCGATACCATCAAAACCGAGAATCTGTACGCCTTCGATGGCAAGCCTGCCTTCTCGATGGGTCAGGGCCAGTAA
- a CDS encoding LysR family transcriptional regulator: MNYTLHQLQVFLKISQTLSITRAAEELNLTQPAVSIQLRNLQDQFDIPLTEVIGRRLYLTDFGREIALAAEKVLNEAYAINHRTLAHKGLLYGKLKVSVVSTGKYVMPYFLTEFMRQHEGIELVMDVTNRQKVVDSVANNEVDFALVSILPPHLNVARLDLMPNKLYLVGAGPTGQLREEAEPELLKKLPLIYREAGSGTRQMMESFLAAHQIVVKKRLELTSNEAVKQALLAGLGYSVMPLIGLKSELLNNDLQILPMAGLPLQTVWMLIWPKDKQFSPVAQAYLAYIRDHKDAIVQQHFGWYERFL, from the coding sequence ATGAACTATACCCTGCATCAGCTTCAGGTCTTTCTCAAGATATCGCAGACGCTGAGCATTACCCGAGCCGCCGAGGAACTCAACCTGACGCAGCCTGCCGTATCGATTCAGTTGAGAAACCTGCAGGATCAGTTCGATATTCCGCTGACCGAGGTAATTGGCCGTCGACTTTACCTGACGGATTTTGGGCGGGAGATTGCCCTCGCTGCCGAAAAAGTGCTCAATGAAGCCTATGCCATCAACCACCGGACACTCGCCCATAAAGGCCTGCTGTATGGTAAGTTGAAAGTCTCGGTCGTGTCGACGGGCAAGTACGTGATGCCTTACTTTCTCACGGAGTTCATGCGACAGCACGAGGGCATTGAACTGGTAATGGACGTGACCAACCGGCAAAAGGTAGTGGACAGTGTCGCCAACAACGAAGTTGATTTTGCGCTGGTGTCTATTTTGCCGCCTCACCTCAACGTAGCGCGCCTCGATTTGATGCCCAACAAACTCTACCTGGTGGGGGCAGGTCCGACTGGGCAACTACGCGAGGAGGCCGAGCCCGAACTGCTGAAAAAGCTGCCTCTGATTTATCGGGAAGCGGGCTCGGGGACGCGGCAGATGATGGAAAGTTTTCTGGCGGCGCATCAGATCGTGGTAAAAAAGCGGCTTGAGCTGACCTCCAACGAAGCTGTAAAGCAGGCTTTGCTGGCTGGGTTGGGCTACTCGGTCATGCCGCTGATTGGTTTGAAGAGTGAACTGCTCAACAACGACCTGCAAATTCTGCCCATGGCTGGCTTACCGCTCCAAACGGTCTGGATGCTGATCTGGCCCAAAGACAAACAGTTTTCGCCGGTAGCGCAGGCCTACCTAGCCTATATCCGGGATCATAAAGACGCGATTGTGCAGCAGCACTTCGGCTGGTATGAACGATTTCTGTGA
- a CDS encoding biotin/lipoyl-containing protein translates to MYTASVNNADPVRINLSPAGITLNDEPVNWDLSKLGERTYHIIRDHQSYSVEVLAIDATTKTVRLKINGNVHEVQVKDRFDLLLEKMGMSNAAASKVNDIKAPMPGLIVGISVQPGDTVSKGDTVLILEAMKMENVIKAPGDGTVQAIKVEKGARVEKGQVLVLF, encoded by the coding sequence ATGTATACTGCTTCCGTCAACAATGCCGACCCGGTTCGGATCAACCTCAGCCCGGCGGGTATCACACTTAACGATGAACCCGTCAACTGGGATTTGTCGAAGCTGGGCGAACGTACCTACCACATCATCCGCGACCATCAGTCGTATTCGGTCGAGGTCCTGGCGATTGATGCCACCACGAAAACCGTTCGGCTCAAGATCAACGGCAACGTGCATGAGGTACAGGTGAAAGATCGCTTCGATCTGCTGCTCGAAAAAATGGGCATGAGCAACGCCGCAGCCAGCAAGGTCAACGACATCAAAGCCCCGATGCCCGGCCTTATCGTGGGTATCTCGGTGCAACCCGGCGACACCGTCAGCAAAGGCGACACCGTGTTGATTCTGGAGGCGATGAAAATGGAAAACGTGATCAAAGCCCCCGGCGATGGCACTGTGCAGGCCATCAAGGTCGAAAAAGGAGCCCGCGTCGAGAAAGGCCAGGTGCTGGTGCTGTTTTAG
- a CDS encoding DMT family transporter produces MSATTTTHEPVINTEKRPLLAWVLLTAIALIWGSSFILMKKALAVFSAQQIASGRIFFAFLFFLPLILNQSRRPDVREALRQRWVALLVSGVVGYLLPAFLFAEAGAHIPSALSGTLNSLSPLFVLLLGTLVFGQTFRANQVWGIMLGFTGSMILVFFGESGSFSINGYALLVMLATVMYGVNTNLIAKYLAHLPALVAIPWTFAFIGPVAGISLFSTDFLSRAQQANTFIPLGAILFLGGMASGVSSVLFNRVIQLASGVFAASVTYLIPVVAIVWGLFDGEAVSLQQYVGLTISLLGIYLVNKRS; encoded by the coding sequence ATGTCCGCTACTACCACTACTCACGAGCCTGTCATCAATACCGAGAAGCGCCCGTTGCTGGCGTGGGTGTTACTGACGGCCATTGCGCTGATCTGGGGAAGTTCGTTTATCCTGATGAAGAAGGCGCTCGCGGTGTTTAGCGCACAGCAGATCGCCTCGGGGCGTATTTTCTTTGCCTTCCTGTTTTTCCTGCCGTTGATCCTGAATCAGAGTCGGCGCCCCGACGTCCGCGAGGCCTTGCGCCAGCGATGGGTAGCTCTGCTGGTGTCGGGCGTGGTGGGGTATCTGCTGCCCGCCTTTCTGTTTGCCGAAGCGGGCGCGCATATCCCGAGTGCCCTGTCGGGTACGCTCAATTCGCTTAGCCCGTTGTTTGTGCTGTTGCTGGGTACGTTGGTGTTTGGGCAAACGTTTCGGGCCAACCAGGTTTGGGGAATCATGCTGGGCTTTACCGGGTCGATGATCCTGGTGTTTTTTGGTGAAAGCGGCTCCTTTTCGATCAACGGCTACGCGCTGCTGGTGATGTTAGCTACGGTTATGTACGGCGTCAACACCAACCTCATTGCCAAGTACCTGGCTCACTTGCCTGCACTGGTCGCCATCCCGTGGACCTTTGCCTTCATTGGTCCGGTGGCGGGAATCAGCCTATTCTCGACCGATTTTCTGAGCCGTGCTCAGCAGGCCAATACGTTCATCCCGCTGGGGGCTATCCTGTTTCTGGGTGGCATGGCGTCGGGTGTGTCGTCGGTCCTGTTCAACCGGGTCATTCAATTGGCGTCAGGCGTCTTCGCCGCCTCGGTAACGTACCTGATCCCCGTGGTGGCGATTGTCTGGGGCCTCTTCGACGGCGAAGCGGTTTCCCTGCAACAATACGTGGGGCTCACCATCAGCCTCCTGGGCATTTACCTGGTGAACAAGCGGTCTTAA
- the dusB gene encoding tRNA dihydrouridine synthase DusB, producing MVKIGPIELSDFPLLLAPMEDVSDPPFRAVCKENGADLMYTEFISSEGLIRDAAKSVQKLDIFEYERPIGIQLFGSDVQTMGECAKIATRANPDLIDINYGCPVKQVACRGAGAALLQDIPKMVQMTKAVVDATHLPVTVKTRLGWDDNTKNILEVAERLQDIGIQALTIHGRTRAQLYKGDADWTLIGRVKENPRITIPIFGNGDIDSPEKAVEYKNRYGVDGVMIGRASIGYPWIFNEIKHYIATGEHRPAPTVQDRIEACRKHLDFSVRWKGPRVGIVEMRRHYANYFKGLLDFKPFRTRLVLVDTHDEVLSILHEVSEAYEEMYNV from the coding sequence ATGGTAAAGATTGGCCCAATTGAACTAAGCGATTTTCCGTTGTTGCTGGCACCCATGGAGGATGTCAGCGACCCACCTTTCCGCGCGGTTTGTAAAGAAAACGGCGCCGATTTGATGTATACCGAGTTCATCTCGTCGGAGGGACTGATCCGGGATGCGGCAAAGAGCGTGCAGAAACTCGATATCTTCGAGTATGAGCGGCCTATCGGCATTCAGCTCTTTGGCTCCGACGTGCAGACGATGGGCGAATGCGCCAAGATTGCCACGCGTGCCAACCCCGACCTGATTGATATCAACTACGGCTGTCCTGTGAAGCAGGTCGCCTGCCGGGGTGCCGGGGCCGCGCTGTTGCAGGATATTCCGAAAATGGTGCAGATGACGAAAGCCGTCGTTGATGCCACGCACCTGCCCGTAACGGTAAAAACCCGCCTTGGCTGGGACGATAACACCAAGAATATTCTGGAGGTCGCCGAGCGGTTGCAGGACATCGGCATTCAGGCCCTGACCATCCACGGACGTACCCGCGCCCAGCTTTACAAAGGCGACGCCGACTGGACGCTGATCGGCCGGGTGAAAGAGAACCCGCGCATTACCATCCCGATCTTCGGCAATGGCGATATCGATTCACCCGAAAAAGCGGTGGAGTACAAAAACCGCTACGGCGTTGATGGCGTCATGATCGGCCGGGCGAGCATCGGCTACCCCTGGATTTTCAACGAGATCAAACACTACATCGCCACCGGCGAGCATCGCCCCGCGCCAACGGTACAAGACCGGATCGAGGCCTGCCGCAAACACCTCGATTTCTCGGTTCGCTGGAAAGGCCCGCGCGTGGGGATCGTGGAGATGCGTCGTCACTACGCCAATTATTTCAAAGGGTTACTCGATTTCAAACCCTTCCGCACCCGCCTGGTGCTGGTCGACACGCACGACGAAGTACTCAGCATTTTGCATGAAGTAAGCGAGGCCTATGAAGAAATGTACAATGTATGA
- a CDS encoding CPBP family intramembrane glutamic endopeptidase, whose amino-acid sequence MTDLNASYRLTPEPQPLRSLLLLIGFILLGGAVGGVLAVAILGIASVTSGGEVTMMDVLQAPNTVPNGWWWLMAVQSVSHVCTFLLPALLYWKVIDRRTLGELSFRPADQISSLSWLLVVLLVIAFMPFNGLLIEWNQHISLPDALKPLEQWMREKEDQAAELTKFLTDFRTVPQLLLAVVVIGLLPAIGEEVLFRGLLQRKFIVWTGNIHVGVWLAAAVFSAIHVQFYGFVPRMLLGALFGYLFVWSGNLWVPILAHFVNNGFTVIMYFLYQNKYTNLNVDDTESVPAAAAVASLLVTVVLLVLFRKQNGSRQPIEL is encoded by the coding sequence ATGACTGACCTGAACGCTTCGTATCGACTAACTCCCGAGCCGCAACCCCTGCGGTCGTTGCTCTTACTCATTGGTTTTATCCTGTTGGGTGGCGCTGTTGGTGGCGTTTTGGCGGTGGCCATCCTAGGTATTGCCTCAGTTACGAGCGGCGGTGAGGTCACCATGATGGACGTTCTGCAGGCGCCTAATACCGTGCCCAACGGCTGGTGGTGGCTGATGGCTGTGCAGTCGGTAAGCCACGTTTGCACGTTTTTGCTGCCCGCGCTGCTTTACTGGAAAGTAATCGACCGGCGCACGTTGGGCGAATTAAGCTTTCGGCCGGCCGATCAGATCAGTTCGCTAAGCTGGCTGCTGGTAGTGCTGCTGGTGATCGCGTTTATGCCTTTCAACGGCCTGCTCATCGAATGGAATCAGCACATTAGCCTGCCCGACGCGCTGAAACCCCTGGAGCAGTGGATGCGCGAAAAAGAAGATCAGGCCGCCGAGCTGACCAAGTTCCTGACCGATTTCCGCACCGTACCCCAGCTTCTGCTGGCCGTGGTAGTAATTGGGCTGCTCCCGGCCATTGGCGAAGAAGTGCTGTTTCGGGGCTTGCTTCAACGCAAATTCATCGTCTGGACGGGCAACATTCACGTAGGCGTCTGGCTGGCGGCAGCGGTGTTCAGTGCCATTCACGTGCAGTTCTACGGCTTTGTGCCCCGCATGTTGCTGGGGGCTCTGTTTGGCTATCTGTTTGTGTGGTCGGGCAATTTGTGGGTGCCCATTCTGGCTCACTTCGTCAATAACGGCTTCACCGTGATCATGTACTTTCTGTACCAGAACAAATACACAAACCTCAACGTAGACGATACCGAGTCGGTACCGGCTGCAGCGGCGGTTGCCTCACTGTTGGTAACCGTAGTTTTGCTGGTGCTATTTCGAAAACAAAACGGCAGTCGGCAGCCAATTGAGTTATAG
- a CDS encoding phosphatidate cytidylyltransferase — protein sequence MRQQIASMSNLQQRVIAAIVGVATILFCLYYSVYTFALLFLVISALTQIEFYKLLGLDGNQPLTYYGTVVGCLISVLTFLVETGIVQESAYYLISPASSMIFLIKLYKKKDMKPFTNIGFTFLGIIYVGVPFALLNVLALRTGTYQPNVVLGCLLLLWASDIGAYFAGTKFGRRKLFERVSPKKSWEGSIGGAVAAGIVALGLTVYANDLPAWQWYCIGAIIVVTGTYGDLVESLFKRSIAIKDSGTSIPGHGGFLDRFDGLLLAAPFILTFLKLFA from the coding sequence ATGAGACAACAAATAGCTAGCATGTCCAACCTTCAGCAGCGCGTCATTGCCGCGATTGTTGGAGTGGCCACCATCTTGTTTTGCCTGTATTACAGCGTCTACACGTTTGCGCTGCTTTTTCTGGTCATCAGCGCCCTGACGCAGATTGAATTCTACAAACTGCTTGGCCTCGACGGCAACCAACCGCTGACGTATTACGGCACGGTGGTGGGCTGCCTCATCAGCGTCCTGACGTTTCTGGTCGAAACGGGGATCGTGCAGGAGTCGGCTTATTACCTGATCAGCCCGGCCTCGTCGATGATCTTTCTGATCAAGCTGTACAAAAAGAAAGACATGAAGCCCTTCACCAACATCGGCTTTACTTTCCTGGGCATCATCTACGTGGGCGTGCCCTTCGCCCTGCTGAATGTCTTGGCGCTGCGTACAGGTACGTATCAGCCCAATGTGGTGCTGGGTTGTCTGCTGCTGCTGTGGGCGTCGGATATCGGGGCCTATTTCGCTGGTACCAAATTTGGCCGCCGCAAACTGTTCGAGCGGGTTTCACCCAAAAAATCGTGGGAGGGTAGCATCGGTGGAGCCGTTGCGGCGGGCATCGTCGCCCTCGGCCTGACGGTCTACGCCAATGACCTGCCCGCCTGGCAGTGGTATTGCATCGGCGCCATTATTGTCGTGACTGGTACGTACGGTGATCTGGTCGAATCGCTGTTTAAGCGCAGCATTGCCATCAAAGATTCGGGCACGAGCATCCCCGGCCATGGTGGTTTTCTCGACCGCTTCGACGGGCTTTTGCTGGCCGCTCCGTTTATCCTAACATTCCTTAAATTGTTCGCTTGA